Within the Medicago truncatula cultivar Jemalong A17 chromosome 4, MtrunA17r5.0-ANR, whole genome shotgun sequence genome, the region TCTTCTCTTAATTTGTCTGTTGATTAAATTATGGTtacttaataataatagttcATAAGTATTCATGTAAGCTTTGCATGGTAGTTTTAAGGTATTCATGTTTCTGTACCAGGTTTCAACCTTATTTAAGTTGGTATATTTACAGGAACTGCCACTGAATGCAGAGATATGATCTGGCAGGGGAAACCGGAACAGCGAGCTCCTACTGCCTATTATGTCCCTAATATGCCTGAACTTAACTCTCAACTGAAGCAACTAATGAAACTAGGAAAAATTTGTGAAGCTAGGGATATGTTTAATAAAATGAGTCACAGAGATGAGATTTCATGGACAAATTTAATAGCGGGTTATGTCAATGCCGCAAACTCGAATGAAGCATTGATCTTATTCTCAAATATGTGGGTCGACTCTGGACTTCAAAAGGATCAATTCGTGGTTAGTGTTGCCCTCAAGGCTTGTGCACTTGGCATGAATGTATATTTTGGAGAATTATTGCATGGATTTTCAGTGAAATCTGGTTTGATAAACTCAGTTTTTGTCAGCAGTGCCCTTGTAGACATGTACATGAAAGTAGGAAAAACGGAACAAGGGTGTAGTGTCTTTGAAAATATGACAACAAGAAATGTAGTATCATGGACTGCCGTTATTGTGGGGCTTGTACATGCTGGTTGCAGTTTGGACGGACTATCATACTTTTCAGAAATGTGGAGGTCAAAAGTGGGCTATGATTCACATACATTTGCTGTTGCTTTAAAGGCATCTGCTGAATCAGGTTTGTTACATTATGGGAAAGCCATACACGCACAAACAATAAAACAAGGGTTCAATGAAACCGCGTATGTTGTTAATACTCTTGGTACCATGTATAGTAAATGTAGGAAACCAGACTATGTCATGCGATTATTTGGAAAAATGAGTACCCCAGATGTAGTTTCATGGACGAACCTTATTATGACTTATGTACAGATGGGTGATGAAGAACGTGCATTGGACGCATTTAAAAGAATGAGAAAATCTGATGTCAGCCCAAATGAGTACACTTTTGCATCTGTAATTTCTGCGTGTGCAAATCTCGCTATTACTAAATGGGGGGAACAAATACACGGCCATGCATTGCGTCTAGGTTTGGTAGATGCCTTGTCGGTATCAAATTCTATCATCACTCTTTATTCAAAATGTGGGCTGTTACAGGAAGCTTCATTGGTATTTGATGGTATGACTAGAAAAGATATTATTTCTTGGAGCACTATAATTTCTGTTTATTGTCAAGGAAGTCACGCAAAAGAAGCTTTTAACTATCTATCATGGATGAGTAGGGAAGGTCCGAAACCAAACGAATTTGCCCTTGCTAGTGTTCTGAGTGTTTGTGGAAGCATGGCACTTCTTGAGCCAGGTAAACAGGTGCATGCCTATGCCCTGTGCATTGGCTTAGATCATGAAACAATGGTTCATAGTGCTCTAATTAGTATGTATTCAAGAAGTGGAAATCTACAAGAGGCTTCAAAAATCTTTGATAGTATAAAAAATAACGACATTGTATCATGGACTGCAATGATTAATGGGTATGCCGAGCATGGCTACAGCCAAGAGGCTATTAGCTTGTTTGAGAACATTTCCAGTGTTGGTTTAATGCCGGATTATGTGACGTTTATTGGTATTTTGACTGCTTGTAACCATGCTGGATTGGTTGATCTTGGTTTCTACTACTATAAGTTAATGACTAATGAGTACCAGATCGCTCCTTCAAAAGAGCACTATGGTTGCATAATTGATCTTCTATGCAGAGCAGGGCGGTTGAGTGAAGCTGAGCATATGGTACGAAACATGCCATTCCCTTGTGACGATGTCGTGTGGTCTACCTTACTCAGAGCATGTAGGGATCATGGGGATCTTGACCGAGCAATATGGGCAGCTGAACAGATGCTTCGCTTGCATCCAAATTCTGCTGGAGCTCACATCACTCTGGCTAACATATATTCTGCCAGTGGAAGGAGGGAGGAAGCAGCACATGTAAGGAAGCTAATGAAGTCAAAGGGAGTAATAAAGGAGCCTGGATGGTCTTGGATTAATAGCAATGACCAATTGAATACATTTGTTGCTGGGGTTCAATCTCATCCACTAAGTAAACAAATAACAACCATTCTGGAATTACTAAGAACAAGTATAGGAGATGCTAGGCTGGATTTCGGTTCTATTGTAGAAGATGTTGAAGACTAGCAGGTATtgtttatgcattttttatttaaataataataaaaataaggttGCAAACTTCTACACGAAAGTAGGAAAATATACTCTGGTATGATAGGAAGGTAGACGGGGAAGGAGAGTGTACAATTGATCTCTTTGATCCAATGGTAAATAAACACTTTGCA harbors:
- the LOC11414517 gene encoding putative pentatricopeptide repeat-containing protein At3g47840 is translated as MHIFQKLFNGGFRQRVWVRRCYGSSPGLSLDDSFSFIPNTSLCSTNLNPPLNYVYPGTATECRDMIWQGKPEQRAPTAYYVPNMPELNSQLKQLMKLGKICEARDMFNKMSHRDEISWTNLIAGYVNAANSNEALILFSNMWVDSGLQKDQFVVSVALKACALGMNVYFGELLHGFSVKSGLINSVFVSSALVDMYMKVGKTEQGCSVFENMTTRNVVSWTAVIVGLVHAGCSLDGLSYFSEMWRSKVGYDSHTFAVALKASAESGLLHYGKAIHAQTIKQGFNETAYVVNTLGTMYSKCRKPDYVMRLFGKMSTPDVVSWTNLIMTYVQMGDEERALDAFKRMRKSDVSPNEYTFASVISACANLAITKWGEQIHGHALRLGLVDALSVSNSIITLYSKCGLLQEASLVFDGMTRKDIISWSTIISVYCQGSHAKEAFNYLSWMSREGPKPNEFALASVLSVCGSMALLEPGKQVHAYALCIGLDHETMVHSALISMYSRSGNLQEASKIFDSIKNNDIVSWTAMINGYAEHGYSQEAISLFENISSVGLMPDYVTFIGILTACNHAGLVDLGFYYYKLMTNEYQIAPSKEHYGCIIDLLCRAGRLSEAEHMVRNMPFPCDDVVWSTLLRACRDHGDLDRAIWAAEQMLRLHPNSAGAHITLANIYSASGRREEAAHVRKLMKSKGVIKEPGWSWINSNDQLNTFVAGVQSHPLSKQITTILELLRTSIGDARLDFGSIVEDVED